DNA from Chelonia mydas isolate rCheMyd1 chromosome 3, rCheMyd1.pri.v2, whole genome shotgun sequence:
AGTTTAAGGGAATAGACAGAAAGATAATATAAAAACAGGAGTGAGAAAGGAAGAAGACAGACTATGTACAGTCAACTGCCTGAAACATACTttaggaaatacagttctgttgCCAAAAGAGACATTGCTTTTTGAGCTGCCTATATGTAAAACCTTATTTGTTGTAGGCtgggtgggggagcggggggtaTTAGCACAGGACCATGGTTAGTATTGATATTTAATAGGCggattctttcaaagtgtgttaagTACAGTACTAGGAGCCTGCTTTTAGCCACATTCATCTCTTCAGATAATCAGATGTGTGGTGCAGGATGAAATAGATGAAGTAGCATCATGGTTGTAATCAGGTCTGGGTGTAATGATTCGGATCCTCATGATATTCACATCTCACTTCCATTTCTTGCATGAGGAGGATCACGAGAGACCAGAGCCAAACCCATGCCCAGGATTCAGGTGGATCCCATTCTTTTTCAACGGTGCCCTCCCCAACATTTATCCAATATATGTTATTCATAGAACTTTAACTTGAGAGATTGTGAACAACTACAGTAACTCCATTCCAGTCACCAGCAGGGGAATAAAATTGCACACAAAGTTCCAACAACTCCAGGCATTTTAATGGTCAAAATGCATAAAGTAAAGATATAAAATTCATGGCTTGTGCTGCTGGGTTTTTTCTTGCCTGGACTCCTGTAACTGTTTCTTTCAGGTCTCCCTCACTCTCATCTTCCTCTTCAAACTATCCAAAAAGTATGTATTGCAATCGTGTACAGAGGTCCTAATTAAACTTGAGGTCCTGGCATGATAGCTGCTTTTCGAGGCAGGGATCTTGTCTGCCTGTTTGCagagtttataatttaaatttcaaatataACTAGTGGACATACATTTTTACTTCACAGTCATAGTTGTGCTAATGGATTGCTGTCATTTGAACTATGCAGTGAAGGCCTCACTCTTGCAGTTGACTGCTTGCTGTAATATGGGGGTGTGCCTATATGCAGTCATTTGGAGAATCTGGGCTCTAACTACATTACACTACGTTAAATCAAGGGCAGCGGTTCCATGTAATCAATGGTTTTTGAGATTGTTTCCAAAACTGAAGTGGATTCCTGTCAGTTAAACTAGAACTCTGATATTGATGCAGTAAATCCTTCTAAAGCTTGATTAAAAGTTATTTATTCTCTTGTAAACTGAATCTGAAGATATTGGTGGGATCAGATAGGTTTTACAAAAAGTGGTGTAATGCAGGCAAATAGACATTGAATATTGTATTTTAGTTCATGGCTTAATTACTAATGAAAATCTATTGACTTTGGAATAACTTGTGTAACTTGTGTATAAATGTTCTTTGTTTTAGACGCCAAGCCCACCTTTGTGTACTTGCTTCAAACTGCGACGAACCCATGTACGTAAAGTTGGTTGAAGCCCTTTGTGCAGAACACCAGATCAACTTGATAAAAGTGAGTATTGAAACTTTAGTTACAAATTGAGAGCTGTATCAATATTGTACTTAAAAATATACGTGTGCCATAAGTGATCTGATACAGTAGTCTACTCAACCAAGACCCATTTCTGTTGGACTAGCATTTTAGTGCTATGAACTAAGCATATTAACACTACAAAACCACAAAAGTATAAAATATAAGGCAGAGGAAGAAAATTAAGCTTTTTCAGTAAGTAATGTTGAAGTCCAAGTAGACTGTGATTCAGTGGCTGCCACTTCTGCCTACAAATGAATTTTGTTAGTCTGAGGCTCTTAATTGCAAGTCAAAGCCACATTTACTTTCTTCAGAATCCTGTTAGAGCTGTACAATGATGATAGTTTGGCTCCCTCTACTGATATTTGTGAGGAAAGCAGCCACAAACGTTACCCAATGTTTCTGAGTGTACAGCGGCTTTGATCTTATTCTGAATGCACCAAGGAAAGTGCAGTTCTAATGTACTAATGTTTTTAACAGGTTGATGACAACAAGAAACTGGGTGAGTGGGTAGGTCTCTGCAAAATCGACAGAGAAGGAAAACCCCGCAAAGTAGTGGGCTGCAGTTGTGTGGTTGTCAAAGTAAGAGTACAAGTTTTTTCCATGTTTCCTCGGTTTccaaaaaataagtaataaaccTAGAATAtagttttaaatagaaaaatatttctacCTTGTAAATTCAGTGCCAATTTTCTGTTCCAGAAAAACATTGTTTCCTGTATTGAAAAAAATAGGCATACGTGAACTAACATTCGTATTTTATAATTAACTTTAGTGGTatttttagaaacaaaaagtTTTACCAATCCCAGCTCAATCtaatgtgttttcttttgttgctGATTATTTTATAGTGCATAACTAGACATTTGAGTACAAGATTGGTAGAAAACAGTAATGTTTTAGCCTTCAAAGTTAATATTACCCTTTATTGGAAAAGATCTGATTCTCTTTTAACAAATAACCAAATGCCAGTAAATTATGTCTGCTTAACTTGAAAATGTTCTGCAGAAATCATTAGGATGGTGCTGGCAATAACAAAGCCATGGTACGAGCCTTAAGGACTTGCTAGTCCTTGAGGTCCCTGAAAATGGCTACATATTTTCCATAGTGGACAACACTAATGGTTACTCtgaatattttcatatttctgtCATTGTTCTGGATTTTAATAAATGGATTTCCTGTGATCGCTAAGGCTTTGCCACAGATTCCATGTTATCACAACAATTAGGTATGCTTGCCTACATTTTACCATTAGGTTCCCTTAAGTCTCAGGCACTCAGATATGTTGTAGGGTATTTTGGAAGAGTAGCAGAGTATCTGGGAAAGTGCAGTCCACTTGAAGTTGCTCAAGGAGCACAACAAAGAGATGGTAGAAGCACGCTGCTTTTGAACACATTTTTTTTGGTCAAAGTACAGGGGATTATTGGTGTGTTTGAGGGGAGTCAAGGATGAGaatagattttcaaaaatactgtgtgtgtatatatagagggAAAATCTAGCAGTTAGTATGCATGTTTATCACTGGATACCTTTTATCCAAACTTCTGCACAGCTCAGTTTCTTCAAACAGTGGGAAGTACATGAGGTGTGTGCAACTTATTAGTATATTAAGGAGGCTAAAGTGaatatttagggcttgtctacacttgtgagttagagcgcattaaagcatcCCCGGGCGCTCTAGCTCACtgcccgtccacactggcaaggcacatagagcgctctgactccgcagtTAGAGTGCTTTTGGTagtccacctcggcgagtggaataaagTTTGATGTGCCTCGACTGCAATGCTTTGGtgtcagtgtgaacaaggtgttgtattactgtgctctgatcggcctccagaaatgtcccataatccccttaagtcaagtggccactcttgtcattgttttggaatcccTGCAGGAAagcggatatgccctttcaaagctctgtttctgacagccagcatgcttatctgctccgagacaaatcaaaccattactgtggaatgctgtgtgagagggaggcctgctgctgctgtctgaatttacaagacagcgtgctgacatgctctcagccccccaaaacctaCTCTCTCTCCTCGCACATACACACAACgtgctccctgtcacactccaccccatgttgcagtcacttgcatgctgggatagctgtccataatgcaccgctcccaatgctgctgcaaatgtggccacgccagtgtgcttgaatctgacagtgtggacagactgcagcgctttccctactgctctctacgaaggctggtttaactcaaagtgctctacgtCTGCAAGTGTACCCATGCCCAGAGAGTCTCTGGTTGTTACTCCTGACATGAGGGTGTACATGAACAAGTATATACATACCTGTACATCGTACTTGAAGAATAAAGTTTGTGTGCCCATATTTCTAACTGCTGAATCTGTCTGAGTATCTTCCACTAAAGTTTACCCCAACATagccaaacaaaaatatattgtaatttAGCATTTAGCTTACTCTGAACAAAGATGTATTAATTTCCAAAGATGTGTGTATTCCATTAATTTACTGTTTTGTATTATAGGACTATGGCAAGGAATCTCAGGCCAAAGATGTCATCGAAGAATACTTCAAGTGcaagaaatgaatgaaaaataaattttgtcaagcctgactaaTTTGTCTTTTTTTGATGGGCAGCATCTATCATTATCTCTCAAAAGTACACTTTCTAACCCCTCCTTTCATCTTAGGTCTTTTGAGGGTAGTTTATCATTCATTCAACTATATCCACGTAATTACGCAAACTCTTGCTGTCAATTGTAGAGAGAACCtaattttgttttggggggggattGAGAACCTCTATGGCAGTATTGCAGCATCTGTGATGAAAATTTGGCTCCCTCTACTGAAACAAATGAGGAAAGATGCCTGAATTGTTACCCAAATCTTCTGAGATGCAGCAAAAATTCCTTAAAACTAGCTTATTTTGGCACTTTTTAATTAACACTGGATACATTTTAAGTATGGTTTTTCTATCTTTTGAGAACTTAACTACACAGTTCTAAAGGAAATTCAGGTTTGAATTAGAGATTTCAGCTCAGATATGTTTTTATAATGCGCTGAATATAAGTAACTTTCACCCCAACCTTTGGGAGCTTCTGGATTTTGCTTTCTTATGTTTAGATATGTTCTGATAAGGAGTTCTGGCTTTGACTTCTCTCTGTGAACCAGACCAAGTAATCCTTGTAAGGTCCCATTATAAGTGAAATGCTCAGATTATTTTGACCTCTTGACCATACTTCTTCCCTACTTTGTGTACTGGCTGTGGCTTAATTCACTGGCTGTGAAAAGTGAATGTTAAACTACCACTGTTCTAattagattgcatttttgttaGTGTGGGGAATGCACTGTCTGAGTTGTGAGGGAAATTTATAGGAACCAATTTGATACCTTCATGCTAATTAATGGTGAGGTGGATTTCCTTTATATAATATTGTGAAAATGTCTCCTATTGGAGTtacaattttcaaacttggcaACTAGATATTGTGATTAAAACTTGTGACAAAAGCTGGACAGCTACAAGAGTGATGTTGGCCTTAGAATGATAAAGGTCCCTTTTCCTACAAGCTGAGAAGGAGTTGGCTCAGGTCattagggacacctgagtccaattcagggctgcctgagacctcTAAAAATCCCTCTGGTGAGAAGAGAGACAAGTGGCAGTAGGGAGAGAGGCTTCTCCCTACAACAGAAATAGCCAAAACTGAGTACTTGTTTAGGGGAAGGACTAACACCATGGGCACATAACAGGATGACACccttcgggggggagggggggtgaaaggTATCCCcctttattttgtgtttgaatATTTCTTTTGTGTGGTGGAATACTTCAAAGCCTAACTTGAAAATATTGATAAACATAGTGGGAAGGAAGACCCACTGTCCAGAGTGTGACTGATTTACTGCAGGCCCTCCTACAACCTGATGCGGAAATGCCTTAGTTTGTGGCTTTTGTTTAGAGTTGATAGAAAAATTTTGTATACCAAATAGGGTGTTTTGTCAAACGAGAAACGTGAAAGCCTAAGAGTATAGATCTGGTTAATATTTGTCCATACTTTCTCAACCCCATTTATGTCCAACTTTTTGCAatagtttttttcagttttagtcCAGGTTGGTTAAGTACTCTGAATCAAAATCACTTGCATACTCCTAGCAAGTGCAGACCATTTTATATGCCATATGTTTGTGGTGCACTGCTTAGCATTGTGGTCTGAAAATAATGCTATAAATCTGATTATGTAGGAGATATGGACTTAAATATTTTAGTATTTATTACTgcgcaaatgaattccaattcagcagtttctcgctggagtctggatttgaagtttttttgttgtaaaatagctggtcacgcgattacagacatgaaagtcgctattttacaccaaaaaaacttcaaatccagactccagcgagaaactgctgaattggaattcatttgcaaattggatacaattaacttaggcttgaatagagactgggagtggcttagtcattatgcaaggtagcctatttccccttgttttttcctacccccccgctccccccccccgacgttcttgttaaaccctggatttgtgctggaaatggcccaccttgattatcgtacacattgtaaggagagtggtcactttagataagctattaccagcaggagagtggggtgggaggaggtattttttcatgctttttgtgtgtatataataagatctacactttccacagcatgcatccgatgaagtgagctgtagctcacgaaagcttatgctcaaataaattggttagtctctaaggtgccacaagtactccttttcttttttcgtatAGATAACAATTCACAGCCGTAAatcccattttttcctttctgtaaacTCCCATTACTCATCTTTTTTGATTTATGCCAAATGTAGCTATCTAGTTgtgtggaagggagagggggttGTCATCTGTGTACACCTGTATTGATTGTTCTCCTGATTCCAGCATCTTCTCCACTTTTCCCATCTCTGTGACtgtggtctacacttaaaatttatatCGGCAGGGATGTGAAAACCTCTCCACACCCATGACCAACATAGCTAGGCTGAcaaaaaccccagtgtagacacagctatgctgtCAGAACAGTGTCTTCTGTAGTCATAAAGTTAGGTGGGGAGATGGTGTTGCTACACTGCCAGAAAAAACTCCTTCAGTCAATGTACTCTGTGTCTTCACTAAAGGGCTATGCTGGCATAAGCTCTGTagttcagtagttctcaaactttttgtttcgcagaccacttgaaaattgctgagagtcTTGGCAGACCACTtgatgatctttccaaatgtttgtacCGTTAGgcaactattgtaaagcgctttattaaaaaaaccccccaaccttAATAATAAAGGTTTTTTCGTTCCACAAATAAAAgtacacaactcatattttaatatcagtagtcttgcctttctaatgcaatggatgtgccctccctccctcccccaccatggcagcccccgagctggggctgggaaggagggggtctcccctgccacagagctgaggctgggaaggagggccatctctcctggcagctgcagccctagagctggggaaagtcatctctttctcttgctgccgcagccctgcacatcccaaattccccccactccctcttctcaccacactgtcccctcccacctaccccctattctccccaaggccaccacctcaccttacatgtgcatcttctccagggtccaggtacctaattagtggagccatgcctgcctGGCTCCCTTAATtaagtgggtggcccttcattgtcTTGTGTGCGGCAGGCCAGGCAAACACCTTAGAGGgcaccacagtttgagaacctctgctgtagTGTATACATAGCCTATGTACAGGCTCTTTTGCATGGGGAGtttttccagaatagctattcctgattgaTTAATTCTGAGTATAGATGCTCctcttctggaataaaagtgttATATTCTGAATTAACttaatccactttggaagtgAGTCAAACTAATTTAGAATAAGGGTATGACTACATtacgtcctcactaccatggctagcattgacttacagagtggtgcactgtgggtagctatcccgcagtcttCGCCagccattggaattctgggttaagctcccaatgtctgatgagtcaaaaacattgtcgcgggtagttttgggtatatgtcgtcaggcccccacctcccttcctccctccatgaaagcaatggtgggcaatcatttcacaccttttttcctgggttagccatgcagacgccataccacggcaagcatggagcccgctcagctcaccatcagagtatgtttcctgggtgctgctggcaaacgcggtactgcattgctacagagcagcagctccttgccttcgcggcagacggtgcaataggactgatAGCCATTGTACGTTTCCTGGGTGCTCCtagcagacctcggtgaggtcgatcaAGGGTGCCTGGACAGACATGACTATCCTGCTCTTAGAGCACCTAATGGGAGCCAGAgcctccaggtcattctcttcttttttgtctcatggagattcagtcctgcctggaatatcatgcaagctggaggcttctgcctcaggctgcttgcccagctggcagcaccgcgcagtcgcacctaccccagcctaccccttgctcccatggctcatgaagcctggacagtagtaaggagcagttcaactataggctgagcaagtgcagaatggtggtagaatgtgcctttggatgtttaaaagcttgctggcgctgtttgctgactaggttagaccacAGTGCaatcaacattcccattgttattgctacttgctgtgtgctccactatatctgtgagagtaagggggagacgtttatggcggggtgggaggttgaggcaaattgcctggcgtccgattttgagcagccagacaccagggctattagaagagcacagcaaggcatgctgcgcatcagagaggctttgaaaaccagtttcatgactggcaaggcttcggtgtgacagttgtgtgtgtctctccttgatgcaaacctgccccctttgttgattttaattccctgtaagccaaccaccctccccacttcgaaataaagtaactattgttttgaaaccatgcattctttctttcttaattaaaaaaaaaaaaaagaaaacggacaaggtagcccgggtggggtgcgggaggaggaagggacaaggccacattgcttattgtagccacactaacaatcaaactgtttgaatgacagccttctgttgcttgggccatcctctggagtggagtggctgggtgaccagagcctccccctgccccccttcccctgcattcttgggcgtctgggtgaggcggatatggaacttggggaagagggcatgcagttatacagtggatgcagcggggggctgtgctcttgttggctttcctgcagctccaacagacacttcatcatgtccgtttgctcccccattagcctaagcatcgcgtcctgcctccgctctttgcactcacttaattctttcctggcctctgccactgaatgcctccatgcattaagctgtgccctaccagtgcaggaggactgcatgagctcggtaaacatgtcatcacgagtgcaggggttttttttgccttctaatctgtgatagcctcagggatggagatgatagggggagcgtagaaacatttgcacctgggggagataaaaagggagagtaaaatttaagctgatacatttctgagaacaaaagggagactctttcacagtgaatcaagcaattcacaacagacagcacatgtgctttaggtacaaggtcacactttgccttttatattgagcacctgctggtctggtgacacatcacacacacacggctgggcaacagaaatcggtttccaggcagccatggtaagccttttggtacacggggatggcttcttacgccttcataggaggggagatatgattgctctctataaatatatcagagggataaatactggagaggagaggaattatttaagctcagtaccaatgtggacacaagaacaaatggatataaactggccatcgggaagtttagacttgaaattagatgaagctttctaaccatcagaggagtgaagttttggaatagccttccaagggaagcagtggggtcaaaagatctatctggttttaagattaaacttgataagtttatggaggagatggtatgatgggataacatgattttggtaattaaatattcatggtataaaggcctaatggcctgtgatgggatgttagatggggtgggatctgagttacccagcaaagaattttctgtagtatctggctggtgaatcttgcccatatgctcagggtttagctgatcgccatatttggggtcgggaaggaattttcctccagggcagattggaagaggccctggaggtttttcgccttcctctgtagcatggggcacatgtcacttgctggaggattctctgctccttaatgtctttaaaccacgatttgaggacttcaatagctcagacataggtgagaggttttttgcaggagtgggtgggtgaaattctgtggcctgccttgtgcaggaggtcagactagatgatcataatggtcccttctgacattagTATCTATGAGTATctatgtgggaatgttttcaaactgcagtaccctcctttcccagagcaagcaatgggttgggtttcacatttaagaGGAGGGGCTATGGTTTTCGGGTGGatatgcagcacacacctcctcccacccctccccatggctcttcatctgatgaagtgagctgtagctcacgaaaagcttatgctcagataaattggttagtctctaaggtgccacaagtactcctcttctttttgcggatacagactaacacagctgctactctgaaacctgtctaattttattataatttatgCCAAAGATGTTTAGAGCCTTGGAtaggttaattttttaaatataataaagaagCAAAATGTTTGTAGAATGACATAATACAAAAGTGAAGTGTCTTGTTCTTCCTGGACTTAGAATTGCTGTACTACAGCTTTGAGTTTTGACATGGGGCCACTGAAATCTTTGGGGGCAAATTaaaagcatttgtttttattctcttttaTTCCTCTTTTAATAGTATATTGGGAGCATAAACACTGCTCTTTATTGTTGCCTAGGGCTGTAATATTGTTAAGGGACACTCCTAAAGTTCAGTCTGCATTGCAAATTGGAATTTTGTAACCAAGTTCTGTGGTGCAGTTGTAATTGTAGAGTAACTGGGTCCTAAAGGGAAGAATATCGCTTTTACATTTCTAAACCACTAATAATCCAGGAAATGAGAGACCAACATCCTGACTGAACTTTTAATAGAAAATTCTACTTCATTCAACACATTTTAACTCATTATACTGCAAAAATGTTTGCCAGTTATCTTCAGTGTGAGGAGAATAGTAGACctattaattataaaaaaaaaaagtttacagcTTTATTCTTTGGAGTATCTGTTTCACTGAAATACAACAATAAAACTAGTTGGGTAAAATCctagcccattgaagccaatgggaattttgtcactgatttcagtgaatctAGAATTTCAACTGCTGTGTATACATACACTAGGGATTTTAGGGAAATCTCTCACAGTTGCTATCACAAAAGTACTAGCAAAGGTGGGAGCATTAGTAGCAGTGGTAGACTGGTTGTTGTGCTGACCCCTAACACCGCAAGTAACAATGGGAGACTTCCTTAAAATCCTAATTGTACAGAAGGCTTGTATGTCTAGCCACACTTGTGTTTCTCGTGTAATGGTCTGAAGTGAAATGatttacattatttgtatttaagaGGTCAAAGTTCTCTCTATTAGAACAGATGGATGTTCACAGCTCTCTGGCTGCAGACTCAGTGAGATAACATGTCTTGATCCTAAAGGACTATCTGCTTTCAGAAGTAGAAActtattgttttaaatgaaaatctggAGAGCTCAAACAACTCCATAGGAAGGTCATAAATATAGCAGAATTAAcggatttcttttgttttaactttttaacAACCTTTTCCCCAggtatatttttaatttgctgaGTCAGTTTATGATATGTTAAAGTCGTCATACTTGAAGGCAGGAAGCAATCTGGCTGGCTAATGAGTGGTTTGAGGCCTGTAATTATTTGAATGTACCTCCACTGGTTGGAGGTCATTAGTTTCATATCAAATGTTATCAGTTCACAAATGAAAATGCATAGTAAAACATTTACTATGCCTTTAAGTTCCTGTTCTCTAGAATTTCAAATGTTGAATAGCTGGCAATTTTTAAACTTGAAATGGTATGAAATTGAGGATATGTAGAATATAGATCCTATCTCAGGATTTTCTCAGATCCTGTTTACATTAGAGAAACTTGCATTGCTGTtatgacttcaatgaagttataataacaacaaggagtccggtggcaccttaaaaactaacagatttatttgggcataagctttcgtgggctagaacccatgtcatcagatgcatggagtgaaaattacagatgcagggaTTATtacactgacacatgaagagaagggagttaccccACAAGTGGAAAACCAGTGTTGACGGGGCcgattcagtcagggtggatgtagtccacccCCAATagtagatgaggaggtgtcaattccaggagaggcaaagccgcttttgtaatgagccagccacccccagtccctattcaggctcaaattaatggtgttaaatttgcaaatgaattttagttctgctgtttctctttgaagtcttttagagtaacagccatgttagtctgtattcgcaaaaagaaaaggagtacttgtggcaccttagagactaaccaatttatttgagcataagctttcgtgagctacagctcacttgttcAAGTATagttacttttaaatctgttatagaatatccaggaagattgaagtgttctcctactggcttttgtatgttaccattcctgatgtccaatttgtgtccatttattcttttacgtagggactgtccggtttggcaaatgtacatggcagaggggcattgctggcacatgatggcatattagtagacgtgcaggtgaatgagcctctgacagtgtggctgatgtgttttGGCAGTAGCATAAAATGGATCTTGCACTGATGCAGCTTCAGATTTTTGTGACTCTGGAGAGAACATTTTTAAGGGAAAGAGACGGAACTATATCTTGTCCCCGGTAATCACAGATATTCCCATAAGAATGCCAGTTGTAATTGTGTGTGTTGCGAAGTAGACAACTGGACAGAAACTGGACAGTATCAAGTGGACTGgttacttagggccagattttaaaagatattaagtGCTTAATGATACAGAGAGGCACCTTAGTGGGATCTTTAAAATGCTTTGGCACCTAACTCGcattagcacttttgaaaatcccccttgGTACGTATCTGCcccaaatctggcccttaagcgcttttgaaaatgggacttaaaatgttttttgtgaAAAGGAATTCAGTTTAAATGTCCATTTTCA
Protein-coding regions in this window:
- the RPS12 gene encoding 40S ribosomal protein S12, which produces MAEEGIAAGGVMDVNTALQEVLKTALIHDGLARGIREAAKALDKRQAHLCVLASNCDEPMYVKLVEALCAEHQINLIKVDDNKKLGEWVGLCKIDREGKPRKVVGCSCVVVKDYGKESQAKDVIEEYFKCKK